AGACACTGTAGATGAAAGACACGAGGTCAGACTGGCTAATACAAACTGCCGTAACATCTGAGGGTTACTACATGTCAGTTGGGAGTTGTTATGGTTGTTTGAGTGCCACATATTAATTCGTTCTTGAGGGAATGAGAGCGGTTGTTTGGTTTCCCAGGGTAAGAAGGAGCAGACTGGCACAGCTGGCATTAACTAAACAGAAGCCAGACCTCTGGGTTGTTATCAGTCTTTGCAtttatctcctcctctctgcctccctcctcctttctgtctccatctATCTCATACCATCAGTATTTTCCCCTTTCTTTTACATAATACTTGGACTACAGCCATGCTAGCAGCAATCTGAGGTATAAACATAGAATGGCTGACATGCATATGTTTAGTTGTAAGTACGGCTTCAACAATGCACCCAACAGCAATACCATCTATAACCTGTTTTGGTTGTAAACCAAATGCAATGCAGGTGTTTCTGGCAGCCATATTGGATGCCAGCTTCTtgctttattattaattattaatggTGTGGACAGTGATGGATATGATCATTATAAAATGCCATTGTACAGTACAGTTAAGGCAGCAGTATATTTCGCTCTCTTTTCCTTTACACCTCCTTTTAGTCTCTACCATGATTATATGACATGAGGTCATCGCTGAGGGACTGTGAGGTCATGGTGGATAAATAACCATTCGCTTAGCACTGTGGGGTGTGTCCAGCATCACACAGTGCTGGCACATATGCTCaagtatgcacacacacccatgtaTTCGTCCCTTTTATAAATCTTATGTGTGAAGCAGTTTAAACTGTTAGCTGGCCGGTCCCTTCAGTGTGTATATTGTGACTGTGTGGCTGGTGGTAAACTAATTGAATTTCTTTGCCATCACCGGCCCACCGTGACTCATTGTCTGAGTCTGAGATGTTGCAAACCTGGAAAAAACCTGATCACATCCATCCAAAAACGCCAAAGTGATGAAAAGATGTGAAGCTTGAACCACTTGTGGCTAAAAAACACAGTGGTTCAGACATGGGCAGGTTTTGGATTTGATGACCACCTAGTTACCGTCCAGCCGAGCATGTCAATGTGAATATTCTTTGCAGCGACACCCATCTTTTATACCAAGAAAACCTCATTTTCTTGCCCTCTATTGCATGTTCCTAAAGAACAAACAGACCTGTCATAAAACTGCACCAGAGTTTCATACTCTGAGAGGATGTGGCGTTGGTTTGTGGTGTGACATTTCCCActttctggcttttttttttttttttaaccatcaaTTTGGTGTTGTAACCTTCTCTATCAGCATAAAGGCACATGAACAaagcctcctcctctcatttccctGGTCCTGTCATAACTTTtagacaaaacaaagcagccCCACAGTTGCCTCTTAACTGATGCTGTATGGGTGGTCATGCAAGAGAGAGCAGTCAGACCTGATCTCTATCCTCAAAGTGACCAGAGTCATGGTGGTTAGCGTGCTTATACCATGTTAACAGACAGAAGTACACATTTGTCTTGTTCATGTTGCTGTGAAGAAACACTATAGCATCACAGAGTCTGAGGAATTTAAATTGGACTCTTACACCCAAGCAGAGCTTCTTTGTATGCGGTACAGTATACAGTCTACTGTACCATGCTAGCTCATTCTGCTGCCACTACCCTCAAACCACTGTTAGCTATTTAGCCCAGTGCATTTGGGTTAATTATTCAGCACAGCTGTATCAGTGTGACTTGACCCACACTGATGTCAGAGGGCATCAGCTtacctctgtttttatttataatgtcATGCTGGCTGACGGGCACCcagaacacaacacaagatCGTAATCTCGTGACAAATAAAGAAATTCAAATGTCCTTTAATGTTTGTTCAGCCATTTTTCACCTGTGTAATTGATTTTAGACATCGCTACTAGACTCTGTAGTTAAGGTGCtggccaagtgtgtgtgtttttttttttgtagataaGAATTACAAGTCCTTACCTCTGTGCCCATGTCTCCAGTTTGGTAATAGTCTGTATAGTCCTGTCCTGAGCACACATTGCTGAAATTAACCATCCATAGGAGCACAGCTGGTATCCACATagtgaggagatggagagggtGGGGGAGAGGAGATATCAgggcagaggatgaggaagtATTTAAAGCTTGATgtaaagagaaagacagacagggaggaggaggaggaggaggtggaggaggtagGTGGTGGAGCccgaggaggaaaaaaaggaaaattcaCAGATGATTCGGCAGGTATCTCTTAGCTCCTGTTGTCATTCTATCCTGGGACGAAGTTGCTCTTCCGGCACAGGTCATTGGTATTTGGGAAATCAGCTGAATAAATCATGATGAGGaaatcttctcctcttcctcgtgtTGAAGAGTCTCCGCTTCTTTTCTTCAGAGCAAGTCTCTCTTATTGTCTTGTGGCACTTCCATTCTTGCTTGATGCTTGTTTGCTGATGTTTCCTGGCCTTCAACTTCAATTATTCCTCAGTCTCTGTGTTCTATATCAAATTTATCTcccgttttttttcttctccagccTTGATTGTCCTCGTCAGTCTCCTCTCTTCGCCCTTCACACTTTCTTTATCTGTATTTTTCCTTCTCTTCACACAACAGCTGTGctcctcactccctctctctctctctcagattatTGCTGCCTCTTTATCTGTCTCCTGTTTCTTCCTCAGAAACCTTCAGGGCAaagctttctgtctgtctctgccgcTTTTTCCAAATCTGTCACAACTTTTCTGTCAGGCTGTCTGATCCTCTGTTAAAgcatcaaagagagagagagagagaaagaaaatggaaGGGGCTTATTTTAAATCCTGTTTCCAAATGGAGCCTAGAAAAAATAGGTGGCATTAAGTTCTTCTCCAaacagagtgtgtctgtcccGCTCATAGACGTCCTGGTGGAGTGAATGAGAAAGAAATACAAGAATGGAGGGCTTGTATCTAGTGGGCGGAGTGGAGATGGTTCATGCGTTACAGCTGATTATACTCCCTTTTCTTCCCCCCCACATAAATTGCAGGCTGTGCAGAAGCAGGCACTGTCGCACTTTCTCCTGACACATTTGCATGATTTCAAAATCACCGGACAGGCTTCAGAACTTCACATGTAACTGAAATGAGATTATCCTCCTACATTCCTTAGAACTTCTCATACATTCATAATCTTAACATCTGCGTCACTCTTTAGATCCTTGTAATAGGAGCAGCAGCCGTTGGCgactttaaaaatgtgttcagTAGCAGCCTCTAGTGATGAATGGGAGTGCCTAAGTTAGTTTTTATGAGCTGCTAATACCTTCAcagcctttctctctctctctctctctctctgatgtttGTGCTTTATAATGCAAGGACCCTGATTCCTGCTGATCACACCTGTTCCCTGCCTTCTACCCCAAAAAGTGtgctttctctgttgttctgtCTTCATCCATTCAAGGTCCTGAAAAAGACAAACCTGACATACCTCCTTTAACTATACTGCCCCATGGCTGTGGGCATGTGTGTCACGAAAGAGGAGGGGAAAGCGCATAGGGAGCTTACATCTCTGTCTAAATTatgattctttttttcctctcccacGGCAAAGCAGTTACCGACAACTGTAAAATAAATTAGGGGGAagacggacggacagacagacagacaggcaggcgggaaaaggagagaggagggcaaTAGAGGTGTGTCTGGGAAACGCTCGAATGAGAAAACATCCGATTTTTGGGCTAGTCACTGCCAGCCTTTTCAAGGATTAaagacgcacacacatgcacgcacacacatgcacacggtGGCAAGTGTCTGCTTGCAGTACACTTTATGTGTTGAAATCTGCACAACTGAATTCCACATTCCAGACATTGCTTTCTCCATTTCATCATGTGAGCTCAGCGTGTAGAATTAGGGAAGTTTATCAATATAAAACAATAAGTCTGAAACAAAAAAGTAACAATAGAACTGGTCTGAAAATAATCCGTCAACAGAGCAAAGCAAAcgtagtaaaaaataaacaccatGCACAACATAAGTTTGTATCTTAAAGCAGAAGGGGTTCACATTATTTTTGGAGATTTATTTCAGTCTTTGCAAAAAAATGGCTCCCTTGGACATCCGGATATCATCAGTGCCATCACAAAGGCCACCACTGAGCTCCGTCTTTATCTTGAGATATTCACATTCCTGCATTCCTGTTGACAGAAGCACTGTACCAGAGTCAGCTTCCCACTCAGAATCTTCTTCATCTCTTctagctgtctcagagatcaaTGCCGTTGTCCCCTGTATGAGTGTGGCCCTTTTCCAGGTGGTCCACAAGCACCCTGATgcagatctgttttttttgttctttcatctCTGGTGGAAAGCAGCGGACCCCATATCCCCTTGCTGTTTTCACCCATACAAAACAAAGCCAGTTATCTACCAATGGTTCTTGTCAGCATGGTGACAGTGACTAGCCCTGCCAGTAAGGGTCATCctcagtttcagtttttttggtTGGTTGTCACTGTAAACCTTACAGCATAATAATTAGTTgcacttgtgttttttgtggaaGCATAGCACCCTGTAAAGCCTCATCACAATGCAGGTATGCAGTGCTTTTTGTAATAATCCTAGATGTTTGGAACCTCTGCAGTAATGATTGCAAAGGACAGACACTAAAATAGCTAAACAATTGTCATACGCaataaaaaagtgaaagaaTAGCTGAAGTTGATGAGCACAGCAGCTCTGAGAAATGACTGCTTTGTGTGGAATGGCTGCCTAACCAGTCTGCAGCAGATGAACCTTGTGAACCTGCTGAATATCCACCTGAAACTGGCAGGTCTCGTGTGGTTCAAATACTTAAGGTAATCCCAGTCAACCCTATCAGATTatacaaaaatgtatttaaacttGTTTCTTTGCTTTACTCAGTGACCatatttttctctgtttgtccCTTATCTTAATAAAACTTCCAGCTTTCTTCGAAAGATGCTTTTGGTTGATGTGATACTGAGCCGTTCGTGCAATTACATCTTAAAAGCAACAAAGacatgtgacacacattagCAGCCTAAGTTTTCTTCTAATTTCACAAACACCAAAAGCGATGAGgtgatgaagcagcagctggtctCGAAATTCAGTTCACCTGACTATCAAAAGTCACATCGTGTGCCGCTTAGTTTTCCCAGCTGTCCTTGCTCAGCATTGaatgctgtctgtctctgttgacATCCTGTGCTCGGCAGCAGATAAAGTGCCCTTTGCACACAGCAGTGCCATTGTACTCCACACAGTCAATGTGGAGAATCACTTCCTCTCTTTTCAGTGTCTGCTACTCTTCAGTCTCCTTCCTTTGCTACTGAGTTGACCGCACTGAAGGCTCCTCTGCTGGTTCTTCTCTGTTGGTCTTTATGCTCTCACATTTGAGCCTGGGCTTGGATAGCGTGCTGTAGATGGTCATTGCCTGAGGGCAGAGAAACGGAGTGGAAAGTGTTATTAGATGGCTGTGCTGAATATTTGATTGTGAATGAACAAGCTGTTGCTATGTagtctgtttttatgtgtgcaGTTCTAACCACTGTACTGTTAGGACTGGGTCTAATCTGATCATGTTAAGTGGAAAAATGTGCAGCTTAGTGATCACTGTATTGAATCTACTACCTGGCTTTTATCAGAATTTGGTGCATCTCTAAGCATCTATAAGATCATCTCTGATCCTTAGATCATAAATCAAGCGTTAAATCTGCTTTATAAGCGTTCTGACAGTAGATGGATGGATTTGGCCTTTGCTTTAGCCAAGACAGCTTGGGCCTCACCTAGAAACAACACACAATGTAAATTGACAGCAGGAGTAAATTTGCTTTGGATTTACAGTGTAGGTCGGCTTTTTTGAACATGCCTTGTGATTTGATGTCATCATGTTTGATGTGTCTGCGAGCTGTGAGATCCCTGTGTAGTGTTGAAACAGTCTGCACTGCAGGCACGTAATTAAATACTTTGTGGATTCAGTGTAATGATGGCTTAAGTCCTAAGTTAACAAGACCTTCAATTACATatgtgatcacatgatccatGCATTTCACTGAGTCAATGGAAAAGTCCCAGCGGTCCTATTAAAAATCACcaaccagcagctctgtttaTCTGCTCGGCCTCCTCACCCTCTGAACCGAGGATCTTGGGCCACAGTGCAATGTTAATGTCGGCTGCCTGTGTCCCTTTAAACTCCAGCGCTGTAGCTCTCTGCCTGCACTCGGCTTCCACCTATACAGGAAACAAAGAAGTCAAATATTTCTCCTCCGGGGAAACAATAAATAATCCATCCTCACCTGGTGGGTGGGTGCAGCAGTTTTCATAACCTCAAGTCTTTCATTGTGTTATTGTTAAGGTTCtgaaagtgctgtgtgtgtgtgtgtgtgtgtgtgtgtgtgtgtgtgtgtgtgtgtgtctgtctgtcttaccTGCATCTGTATCAACTCTTTAACCCGAGGTGTCACTTGATTGCAGCGGATACCCCACTTATCTGATGCCTTGTTGATGTGAGTGGATGATAAGTCCCTTTTCTTGCAAACCACAAATGTATGGTGGGtgccaaaaaaaagaacacacaaatacacatgcacTGTGGTCTGTGCAAGCTGAGTCACTGCATAGTGTCTTCTACACTATAACTAGCCTGGAAAGAGACAACCATTTATAAGACAGTTAGCTGGTGCCACCTGTTGGCTAAAACACAATCTGAGAGCCTGCCTCCCTGCTGACTGGCTCTtgcattttgtacatttgtgaCTCCTTATAAGCAGCTCTCTTTTCTATTTGGGTCAACTAACAAATTAGATACTTATTGGTGCTGAATGTTCTCAGTTTGTTTCGACGAAATGAGACATTATTGGCTGGTAGATATCTGCTGAACTGCTGGattcatgtttacatgttgattttttttgttgcatcaTGACTTCATTTGTGTAACATCTCAAATTGGTGCAGAACCCTCTGTGGTTTAAAGGTGCTACTTTATGAGTATCATGATGTAATTTGTAAACAGGCTCCGCTCTACTAATGAGACACATCAACGGTAACCATAAGAGACATCTGTTTTTATGCAAGGTGTGAAAATGTAATTTGACCTCAGAggaatttgtttgtgtttgtgcatagtTGCTTTCAAGGacaacagaggaataatgcAATACAACTGTGGCcagtatatattattattttttagtatatattattattttttagtaCTTTAGTAACTTTTAGTAATTTTAATAAACGTTTGCTTCAACCATTCTTAAGGTGGCAGTAATTCACCCAAAAGCTGTGTGCCAACCGCCATTAAAACCAACGAAGAAGTAGTGTGTTTACACGGAAGTGCAGCGCGAAGTTAGCTTTAGCCTCATAGCTTCTAGCAttttgagtaaaaaaaaatagccgAATGCTATTGATTCCAATCGGAGCAGTGAACGTGAACTCAGATTGCGAGCGATTCTGTCGCCTCATAATCACCAAACTCAATATTGGACCTACTTAATCAGAAGCCACGCGTACTCCGAACGTCCTGACACCAACATTGTTTTTTTGAGAACCCAAACTGAAGCGGAATTTAACTTTGTTTGAGACTTGTCTGTGCCGCTGCAACACACTCTCGCGAGATTTGACAACTACCGTTCACAGACGTCCTAGCTGTTAGCTATAATAGCTGTTTATAATCCCAACTATAGCTTCCAGGTTTGTGAATATGTAACGTTAgcaaaaagaaattaaaagaaaCTCTGCAAATAACGATTTACTCGAGCCGGTAGTTTGACCCGCTTACTTTAAAGACAGGAAGTCGGCACCATCGCACGTGTATCTCGACTTTGTACAGTAACAGCGCGTATATGCGTGAATATGCTTCTAGTATGACTTGTGTATTGTTACGATTGTGAAGGGAACATGAGTACCAGTTATCCCACACCAGTTTACTCCCATGCTGGACGTGGAGACTTCCCAGATGTGTATGAGCCGGCAGAGGACTCTTTTCTTCTAATAGACGCTCTGGAGAGAGATGCTgacatgctgcagctgatgaggTCAGTCACCACTGGAAGTGATGTTGTAGTTTTCATTCACATTTTCCTTATTTTGAGCCGAACAATGCCTCTTTTCTCTTGAcaggccgtgtgtgtgtttggaggtgGGCAGTGGATCAGGAGTGATCTCTGCATTTCTTGCTTCAGTGGTGGGACCTTCAGCTCTGTATATGTGAGTTATCTGTTACACTTTGCATGTCAGGAAAAAGCTGgtgttgcagtgtgtgcatgtttgtattCCAGTTGCACTGACGTGaatcctgctgcagcacaatgcacagcagtgacagcttccTGTAATAATGTCTCACTGCAGCCTGTCATCACAGACCTGGTAAGACCTCCTACTTTATGACTTTATTTTCTCCTAATCTGGCTGAGATTTCTGTTTGAACTGATCAGCTGCTCCCTGACATTCTTCAGGTGGAGGGTCTACTGCCTCAGCTGAGTGGAAAAGTGGACATTCTGGTCTTTAACCCTCCCTACGTGGTGACCCCTTCAGAGGAGGTGAATTTCCTCAGTTCAGCAAGCTCTGAAACAATCACATGTCCACATGTTCTTAGGTTTTTGTGTCTCATTCAGGTTGGCAGCACAGGCATAGAAGCTGCCTGGGCTGGTGGAGAGCGAGGACGAGAGGTGATTGACAGATTTCTTCCCATGGTGCCGCAGCTTTTGTCCAGTAAAGGGCTATTTTACCTCATTACCATTGCTGAGAACAATCCAGGTGTGTTGacttgtgtctttgtgaggatTTCTAATGGACATCTGCACGAAAAATTAAACTATTTCTCTTTCACCGCAGAGGAAATCATCTTTTTACTAGGACAAAGTGGATTTAAGGGGGCAGCATGCGCATCTACAAGAGCTGGAAATGAAAGGTTGTCTGTGCTGCGCTTTCACAGGAACCAACATGAACTGTCACTGTGAAAAAggacaacaagaacaaacaaactGTGGACAGTAAAGCAgtgcaacaaaaaaatggaCTATGGTGACAGTAAAGTTGTAGTAAATGAAGAACTTCTCCGTAAAGCCACAAAGACTCTTTGCATTGACGGGTTTAATACTGAAATATTTTGGACGCATTCAAAGACAGTATAACAATTAGTGCCTTGATATTCAGGCAACAGCAGCCCAGTGTAAGTCTAACATACAGTAGGAATGTACTTCTTCACCCACAACAGTCTGAGGTGATGTTGGTGGCAATGAGGGGTGGGGTGGTGTTCATGTGTAATGTTATTTGTGCTTCTGTGAACTGATACCTCCCAAAATACAGGATTTTTTGTAGTGGctgttacattcattcatgtgcaCAGTACATGCTGTACAGGTGCATGTAATTAAACTGTGGAATTATCACACCtgtacatttttacagtgaCAAGGTCAggtcctctgtgacacctgtCCAACGTGTCATCTTTTTACTGGGACAAACAGGATGTTTGTCTACAATGGCTGGAAATGTCA
This region of Parambassis ranga chromosome 2, fParRan2.1, whole genome shotgun sequence genomic DNA includes:
- the LOC114432390 gene encoding stomatin-like protein 2, mitochondrial isoform X1, with product MLVSGRSEYAWLLIKDLSSTHINKASDKWGIRCNQVTPRVKELIQMQVEAECRQRATALEFKGTQAADINIALWPKILGSEGEEAEQINRAAGNDHLQHAIQAQAQM
- the LOC114432390 gene encoding stomatin-like protein 2, mitochondrial isoform X2, giving the protein MLVSGRSEYAWLLIKDLSSTHINKASDKWGIRCNQVTPRVKELIQMQVEAECRQRATALEFKGTQAADINIALWPKILGSEGNDHLQHAIQAQAQM
- the hemk2 gene encoding methyltransferase N6AMT1 — translated: MSTSYPTPVYSHAGRGDFPDVYEPAEDSFLLIDALERDADMLQLMRPCVCLEVGSGSGVISAFLASVVGPSALYICTDVNPAAAQCTAVTASCNNVSLQPVITDLVEGLLPQLSGKVDILVFNPPYVVTPSEEVGSTGIEAAWAGGERGREVIDRFLPMVPQLLSSKGLFYLITIAENNPEEIIFLLGQSGFKGAACASTRAGNERLSVLRFHRNQHELSL